From Pigmentibacter ruber, a single genomic window includes:
- a CDS encoding glycine zipper family protein — MTQPENEIHDAGASGREASESSNSLDLLTTLFENSDQQIPFSNEESDLAVARSLVAEYFALGKQEGENLKKLMASRVGYKSMILASSGSGAAGGVIANFVSPQQLAATAGGAIGTAVAGPVGAVAGYAVGNTIGALPGVQTTAHALMGAMSGFLLGSAVYMLQATRTKWVSLKKFRTFMDYDLFKWENQCFRTQSVQIQAGVEILAQYLKAKYSGKFGNTKLLLISWRNSENGFYLANAYVKVLFMLLLSIDKMPSSVILSILNYVEKELESEQISAKLPSDFKKVYQSFKDKITKYVENRVYSETIVENLGSILLSGSSAITPIMPWIYSSLLGTDQELKFYDSDDFIKRIENDSVKSVSYRIWSDLSILKVNEIKDSKDLRLESLEKKIGKISTLINELNKVKLNSNGIEEIPNDDSVLKVEKKVNKLFEYAHDFLKHNFNNKDKQLEKIISLTHQLVKLEDPKQNSVSFAQNVWDKMFEWWNSQHKINEKASESSSKLYNGLIKINSEQKILTKDEFKNVVNICFAIKREFDKNTKLKEKYSQEFSKNEQNKKREFVFARKIDSFCELVLYVERVSTFMLKDDKLDKLSVYSFFGLWSVYNIVLNKYSVDIPDEVLRSFQDKNLANNFNSDEKLKRYFLMPYESFSKFLLPGFKRDYFNKNSSDFFRLYLFYLSNLINLVSEIQYHTEALKFSKLLMAMYGEEDTSVFFAMVPLSILKDRTELLLSMMNEFSNHVESLNKSYLEEKNSSWSNMIGLYDFLFGKNTGFYQNFTKRYTEYKDRVVIFKRNIDYSLSLLEQKSRAKNETKPINENLARNTDKFFKYSLDLFLKYLKSVNSNTKDKNYSEKLELQIMDLQERHESFISDKALMLGVIPTFKVIESNSTDMSNDQIHSFIMSFFKPDKFKIPFKAYEISKKQNAENSISQILKNFLNSDEAKEILKECIEKIRDSSYFKSFGYNFYKRNSLFDITRNDYMFESAEIRISSLAIYFSKFEKTTNIQLLTNHEHANASQNENLKLLKDSGLADINLEIENVENESKNQAYLTYLLFFSFAMYPANHETILESFYSSSNSDKEKLAFIQSVWGLFGLFLAYMFDGTREKYQKISYGYQQEKVTRKIEEAQIASVKDKNLSLEKKKFLQEKIEYKNQMELERNALEQTQTSTYAKISLGIQAEILRLENTDKGKFLKSEFEKIDRENSINLINKLSKVLNQQRNFFSFGATKSYTNIMTLAQKNGISQMDLAKEAAKEKV; from the coding sequence ATGACTCAGCCAGAGAACGAAATACATGACGCTGGTGCTTCCGGAAGAGAAGCTTCAGAAAGCTCTAACTCATTAGATTTATTGACAACTTTGTTTGAAAATTCTGATCAACAAATCCCTTTTTCAAATGAAGAAAGCGATTTAGCTGTTGCACGAAGTCTGGTTGCTGAATATTTTGCTCTTGGAAAACAAGAAGGAGAAAATTTAAAGAAGCTCATGGCATCTAGGGTTGGCTACAAGTCTATGATACTTGCGAGCTCAGGATCAGGTGCTGCTGGTGGTGTCATAGCAAATTTTGTAAGTCCTCAACAGCTGGCGGCCACAGCTGGGGGAGCCATTGGAACTGCAGTTGCAGGGCCTGTAGGAGCAGTTGCTGGCTACGCGGTTGGAAATACAATTGGAGCGCTACCTGGAGTACAAACTACTGCACACGCTTTAATGGGAGCTATGTCTGGGTTTCTCCTTGGCTCGGCTGTCTATATGCTTCAAGCAACTAGAACAAAGTGGGTGAGTCTAAAAAAATTCCGTACCTTTATGGATTATGACTTATTCAAATGGGAAAATCAGTGTTTCAGAACTCAATCCGTACAAATACAAGCTGGAGTTGAGATTTTAGCCCAGTATTTAAAAGCAAAATATTCAGGAAAATTTGGCAATACAAAACTTCTTTTAATTAGTTGGAGAAATAGTGAAAATGGATTTTATTTAGCAAATGCGTATGTTAAAGTCCTATTTATGTTACTTCTTTCAATTGATAAAATGCCTAGCTCAGTAATTCTCTCTATTTTAAATTATGTTGAAAAAGAATTAGAAAGCGAACAAATATCAGCAAAATTGCCAAGTGACTTTAAAAAAGTATATCAAAGCTTTAAAGATAAAATCACAAAGTATGTTGAAAACAGAGTTTATAGTGAGACTATTGTGGAAAACTTGGGAAGTATTTTACTTTCTGGATCTTCAGCAATTACACCAATAATGCCCTGGATTTATTCAAGCTTACTTGGTACAGATCAAGAATTAAAATTTTATGATTCTGATGATTTTATTAAAAGAATTGAAAATGATTCTGTTAAATCAGTTTCCTATCGTATCTGGTCTGACTTAAGTATTTTGAAAGTAAATGAAATTAAAGATTCAAAAGATTTACGTCTTGAAAGCCTTGAAAAGAAAATTGGTAAAATATCAACTTTAATAAATGAATTAAATAAAGTTAAATTAAATAGCAATGGTATTGAAGAAATTCCAAACGATGATAGTGTTTTAAAAGTTGAGAAAAAAGTAAATAAATTATTTGAATATGCACATGATTTTTTAAAGCATAATTTTAACAATAAAGATAAGCAACTGGAAAAAATTATTTCTCTTACCCATCAGCTTGTAAAATTAGAAGATCCTAAACAAAATTCAGTAAGTTTTGCCCAAAATGTTTGGGACAAAATGTTTGAATGGTGGAACTCTCAGCATAAGATTAATGAAAAAGCTTCAGAATCAAGCAGTAAATTATATAATGGACTGATTAAAATTAATTCAGAACAAAAAATATTGACTAAAGATGAATTTAAAAATGTTGTAAATATTTGTTTTGCGATTAAGAGGGAATTTGATAAAAACACTAAGCTTAAAGAAAAATACTCACAAGAATTTTCTAAAAATGAACAAAATAAAAAACGCGAATTTGTTTTTGCTAGAAAAATAGATAGTTTTTGTGAACTTGTTTTATATGTTGAAAGAGTAAGTACATTCATGCTGAAAGATGATAAACTAGATAAATTATCTGTTTACTCATTTTTTGGACTTTGGAGCGTTTACAATATTGTTCTGAATAAATACTCTGTAGATATTCCAGATGAAGTATTAAGATCATTTCAAGATAAAAATTTAGCAAATAATTTTAATTCCGATGAAAAACTGAAAAGATACTTTTTGATGCCTTATGAATCCTTTTCTAAATTCCTACTTCCTGGATTTAAAAGAGATTACTTTAATAAAAATTCTTCTGATTTTTTTAGATTGTATTTATTTTATTTATCAAATTTAATTAACTTAGTTTCAGAAATTCAATATCATACTGAAGCGCTTAAATTTAGTAAATTGCTTATGGCTATGTATGGAGAAGAAGATACATCAGTCTTTTTTGCTATGGTACCTTTAAGTATATTGAAAGATAGAACAGAATTACTTTTATCCATGATGAACGAATTTTCAAATCATGTTGAAAGTTTAAATAAAAGTTATCTTGAAGAAAAAAACAGTAGCTGGTCAAATATGATAGGATTGTATGATTTCTTATTTGGAAAAAATACTGGTTTTTATCAAAATTTCACCAAAAGATATACTGAATATAAAGACAGAGTGGTTATTTTTAAAAGAAATATAGACTACTCTCTATCTCTACTTGAGCAAAAAAGTAGAGCAAAAAATGAAACTAAGCCTATAAATGAAAACTTGGCAAGAAATACGGATAAATTTTTTAAATATTCACTGGATTTATTCTTAAAGTATTTAAAAAGCGTGAATTCTAATACTAAAGATAAAAATTATTCAGAAAAACTTGAATTACAAATAATGGACTTACAGGAAAGACATGAAAGTTTTATTTCTGATAAAGCTTTAATGCTTGGTGTTATTCCAACATTTAAAGTTATTGAATCTAATTCAACAGATATGAGTAATGATCAAATTCATTCTTTTATTATGAGCTTTTTTAAACCTGATAAATTTAAAATTCCTTTTAAAGCATATGAGATCAGTAAAAAACAAAATGCAGAGAATAGTATCTCTCAAATTCTCAAAAACTTTTTAAATAGTGATGAAGCAAAAGAAATTTTAAAAGAATGTATAGAAAAAATTAGAGATAGTTCTTATTTTAAATCATTTGGTTATAATTTTTATAAAAGAAATTCTTTATTTGATATCACCAGAAATGATTATATGTTTGAAAGCGCTGAAATTAGAATAAGTTCATTAGCTATTTATTTCTCTAAATTTGAAAAAACTACAAATATACAGCTTTTAACAAATCATGAACATGCAAATGCAAGCCAAAATGAAAATTTAAAATTATTAAAAGATAGTGGTTTAGCTGATATTAATCTTGAGATTGAAAATGTTGAAAATGAATCAAAAAATCAAGCGTATTTAACTTATCTTTTATTCTTTTCATTTGCTATGTATCCCGCTAACCATGAGACTATTTTAGAAAGTTTTTATTCAAGTAGCAATTCTGATAAAGAAAAACTTGCTTTTATCCAATCTGTTTGGGGATTATTTGGATTATTTTTAGCATATATGTTTGATGGAACAAGAGAAAAGTATCAAAAAATAAGTTATGGTTATCAACAAGAAAAAGTAACTAGAAAAATAGAAGAAGCTCAAATTGCTTCTGTAAAAGATAAAAATTTATCGCTAGAAAAGAAAAAGTTTCTCCAAGAAAAAATTGAATATAAAAATCAAATGGAATTAGAAAGAAATGCTCTTGAACAAACACAGACATCCACATATGCAAAAATTTCATTAGGTATTCAAGCCGAAATATTAAGATTGGAAAATACAGACAAAGGAAAATTTCTTAAATCTGAGTTTGAAAAAATTGACAGAGAAAATTCCATAAATTTAATAAACAAGTTAAGTAAGGTACTAAATCAACAAAGAAACTTCTTTTCTTTTGGTGCAACAAAATCATATACTAATATTATGACATTAGCGCAAAAAAATGGTATTTCACAAATGGATTTAGCAAAGGAAGCTGCAAAGGAAAAAGTTTAA
- a CDS encoding FAD-binding protein → MKNIYTDIAIIGAGPVGLMCAYLSQLCGMKSIIFDKSEGPLKAGRADALNARTLQLLEIVNLFDSVYPLGKTCNTSSVWENGRFISRQSAWWESLEGCFHKHFLMLGQSFIENILDKKLKELNNPVKRLTKVLDIKISENFCATKISSGETIYSKYVIGADGAHSFVRKMFNISFEITRPKLTWAVLDAEIDTNFPKVPEIIVFQNETSDVAWIPREGNIERFYIRMDEEEITLQNVMNKIKKAITPYEITLASLNWFSQFSVKESVAERFTVANQVFLVGDAAHIHSVNGGQGLNTGIADAFNLIWKIHSVNNKISPINLLDTYENERKPVALSVIETSGKLVRSTKYSENNSHAIDYVKIVEKHAGNITGMGIFYNRNGYVLNRLFDFYIYKKESKERIYTLLKYSCYTLLIFQLDDIIKDKYIHKNVQIIKIHLKKNAEDYWTDFYDYAEKCVLVRPDSYIEKIYSINEIHKINLEFLT, encoded by the coding sequence ATGAAAAATATTTATACTGATATAGCTATTATTGGAGCAGGCCCTGTGGGATTAATGTGTGCCTATTTATCTCAACTTTGTGGCATGAAATCAATTATTTTTGATAAATCTGAAGGTCCCTTAAAAGCAGGGAGAGCCGATGCATTAAATGCTAGAACATTGCAGCTTTTAGAAATCGTAAATTTATTTGACAGTGTTTATCCGCTTGGGAAAACTTGTAATACAAGCTCTGTATGGGAAAATGGAAGATTTATTTCTCGACAATCGGCTTGGTGGGAAAGTTTAGAAGGATGTTTTCATAAACACTTTCTGATGCTAGGACAGTCATTTATAGAAAATATCTTAGATAAAAAGTTAAAAGAATTAAATAATCCAGTCAAAAGATTAACTAAAGTTCTTGACATTAAAATATCGGAAAATTTTTGTGCTACAAAAATTTCTTCAGGTGAAACTATCTATTCTAAATACGTTATTGGAGCTGATGGAGCGCATTCCTTTGTTAGGAAAATGTTTAATATTTCTTTTGAAATTACAAGACCAAAACTCACCTGGGCTGTTTTAGATGCGGAAATAGACACAAATTTTCCTAAAGTACCAGAAATAATAGTTTTTCAAAATGAAACATCAGATGTTGCTTGGATACCACGTGAAGGTAACATTGAAAGATTTTATATTAGAATGGATGAAGAGGAAATTACGCTCCAAAATGTCATGAATAAAATAAAAAAAGCTATTACACCTTATGAAATTACATTAGCAAGCTTAAATTGGTTTTCTCAATTTTCAGTAAAAGAGTCAGTTGCAGAGCGATTTACAGTAGCAAATCAAGTTTTTTTAGTTGGGGATGCTGCACACATACATTCAGTTAATGGGGGACAAGGTCTTAATACAGGAATAGCTGATGCATTTAATTTAATTTGGAAAATACACTCAGTTAATAATAAAATTTCTCCCATAAATTTGCTTGATACATATGAAAATGAAAGAAAACCAGTAGCTCTTAGCGTGATTGAAACTTCTGGAAAACTTGTTCGTTCAACTAAATATTCTGAAAACAACTCTCATGCTATAGATTATGTGAAGATTGTTGAGAAACATGCAGGAAATATCACAGGAATGGGAATATTTTATAATAGAAATGGATATGTTTTAAATAGGTTATTTGATTTCTACATTTATAAAAAAGAATCTAAAGAAAGAATATATACGTTGTTAAAATATTCATGTTATACTTTACTAATATTTCAATTAGATGATATTATTAAAGATAAATATATCCATAAAAATGTTCAAATTATAAAAATTCACTTAAAGAAAAATGCAGAAGATTACTGGACTGACTTTTATGATTACGCAGAGAAATGTGTTTTAGTTAGGCCAGATTCATACATAGAAAAAATTTATTCAATAAATGAAATTCATAAAATAAATTTAGAATTTTTAACTTAA
- a CDS encoding L-tyrosine/L-tryptophan isonitrile synthase family protein — MENKIANDILNILFKYRRTLQKHRNCFQNCAKCHSQYITKILAFIEKYEPITFVLPAFPGKSPNLFKVISHLPDMGEELALKLLNQICEQITSIYPPGAKIKICSDGRVFSDIIGINENAITEYQNAIIEMISDMKLSNLSTFHLDDVSSENNFTKLREDLMYHFGDTLENLREKILLGSRLSSQQDHIDAHRLYCGMTRFLVEDASYPGQTKSRNLIQKESRAKAYQVILRSNAWSELIAKRFPESVRLSIHPQSCGSKKLGIRLIGEESWGTPWHGVVVKLNERFFLLKRIEAENLGAKLVYTSAGSPSYYELTEQEQNYTSLSFSEA, encoded by the coding sequence ATGGAAAATAAAATAGCTAATGACATTTTAAATATATTATTTAAATATCGTAGAACGCTTCAAAAACATAGAAATTGCTTTCAAAATTGTGCGAAATGCCATTCTCAGTATATTACAAAAATTTTAGCTTTTATTGAAAAGTATGAACCAATAACATTTGTCTTGCCTGCATTTCCAGGAAAATCTCCAAATTTATTTAAAGTTATTAGCCACTTACCTGATATGGGGGAGGAGCTTGCTTTAAAACTTTTAAATCAAATCTGCGAACAAATTACTAGCATTTATCCACCTGGTGCAAAAATAAAAATATGTTCTGATGGGCGTGTTTTTAGCGATATTATTGGAATAAATGAAAATGCAATAACTGAGTATCAAAATGCAATCATTGAGATGATATCTGACATGAAGCTTTCAAATTTATCAACATTTCACTTAGATGATGTATCTAGTGAAAATAACTTTACAAAGTTGCGAGAAGATTTGATGTACCATTTTGGAGATACGTTAGAGAATTTGCGTGAAAAAATATTGCTAGGTTCTAGACTATCAAGTCAACAAGATCATATCGATGCGCATAGACTTTATTGCGGTATGACAAGATTTTTAGTTGAAGACGCTTCCTATCCAGGGCAAACTAAAAGTCGCAATCTTATTCAAAAAGAGAGTAGAGCAAAAGCGTATCAAGTCATTTTAAGGAGCAATGCTTGGAGTGAATTGATTGCGAAACGGTTTCCAGAATCTGTCAGGCTTTCAATCCATCCCCAAAGTTGCGGATCCAAAAAGCTTGGCATTCGACTTATTGGTGAAGAAAGCTGGGGAACACCATGGCACGGTGTAGTTGTAAAATTAAATGAAAGATTTTTTCTTCTTAAGCGAATAGAGGCTGAAAATTTAGGGGCAAAATTAGTTTACACATCAGCAGGAAGCCCAAGCTACTATGAATTAACTGAACAAGAGCAAAATTATACTTCACTTTCATTTTCAGAGGCATAA
- a CDS encoding TauD/TfdA family dioxygenase, giving the protein MNFKTRKLEPFGMLLEPTFSNQSIHSLDTENLREIFHTKQFLVLRGFKTFLNSNDFALYCENWGKISLWPFGKVLELIEQENPNDHIFHHNYVPLHWDGMYREYIPEYQIFHCVSAPNKGQGGRTTFSNTLLLLQNASKDFLNLCDNVTGTYLRKTDFYHSKVVSPIITKHPHKNYNVIRYNEIPSNEFGNFINYPELKFTGIDNKIEEKFHSSLKAALYSKNNFYAHTWEQNDVVIADNLTLLHGREAFLSKSPRHLQRVHVLSDPPVKNENLESYK; this is encoded by the coding sequence ATGAATTTTAAAACCAGAAAACTCGAACCATTTGGTATGCTTCTTGAACCAACATTTTCCAATCAATCAATTCATTCTCTAGACACCGAAAATTTAAGAGAAATTTTTCATACAAAGCAATTTCTTGTGCTCCGTGGATTTAAAACATTTTTAAATTCCAATGATTTTGCACTTTATTGTGAAAATTGGGGCAAAATAAGTTTATGGCCCTTTGGCAAGGTGCTAGAACTAATTGAACAAGAAAATCCAAATGATCATATCTTTCATCACAACTATGTTCCATTACATTGGGATGGAATGTATCGCGAATATATTCCAGAGTATCAAATTTTTCATTGCGTTTCAGCTCCTAACAAAGGCCAAGGTGGACGAACCACTTTTTCAAATACCTTGCTTTTATTGCAAAATGCTTCAAAAGATTTTTTAAATTTATGCGATAATGTAACAGGTACATATTTAAGAAAAACAGATTTCTATCATAGCAAAGTGGTATCACCGATCATTACAAAACATCCTCATAAAAATTATAATGTAATTCGTTACAATGAAATACCTTCAAATGAATTTGGGAATTTCATTAATTATCCAGAATTAAAATTTACAGGAATAGATAATAAAATTGAAGAAAAATTTCATAGTTCTTTAAAAGCCGCTTTATATTCTAAAAATAATTTTTATGCGCATACTTGGGAACAAAATGACGTAGTAATTGCTGATAATCTAACATTATTACATGGACGAGAAGCATTTCTTTCAAAATCTCCAAGACATCTGCAGAGAGTTCATGTTTTAAGTGATCCTCCTGTAAAAAATGAAAATTTAGAGTCTTACAAATGA
- a CDS encoding substrate-binding periplasmic protein gives MKFCYLLPIFFISFSAKCEDYLNLVTGNDYPPYSDERLPEGGVFTAKVKQILNKLNIKYKIEFMPWARGYELVKKGTFSATFPYTFTEERNKEVLYLKKSILSSKIFIYTHIKYKNKKSIDDFNGLVFCAPNGYYIEESIQNKINKEEIKLQKQFDAKSCLISIINNDADFMILGSEHIKKYQEESTEILKKIVPLKNPIKKIELYIVFNKNIDKNIYNKIEKELNK, from the coding sequence ATGAAATTCTGTTACTTACTACCTATATTTTTCATTAGTTTTTCTGCCAAGTGTGAAGACTATCTTAATTTGGTTACAGGTAATGACTATCCACCCTACTCTGACGAAAGATTACCTGAGGGTGGTGTATTTACAGCCAAGGTTAAACAAATACTGAATAAACTTAATATAAAATATAAAATAGAGTTTATGCCTTGGGCACGTGGGTATGAACTTGTGAAAAAAGGAACCTTTTCAGCAACTTTTCCTTATACTTTTACGGAAGAAAGAAATAAAGAAGTTTTATATTTAAAAAAATCTATTCTTTCTTCTAAAATATTCATTTATACACATATTAAATATAAAAATAAAAAATCTATAGATGATTTTAATGGGTTAGTTTTTTGCGCCCCAAATGGATACTACATAGAAGAATCAATTCAAAACAAAATCAATAAGGAAGAAATAAAACTTCAAAAACAATTTGATGCCAAATCTTGTCTAATTTCGATAATAAATAATGATGCCGATTTTATGATTTTAGGATCTGAACATATTAAAAAATATCAAGAAGAAAGCACAGAAATACTTAAAAAAATAGTTCCATTAAAAAATCCTATTAAAAAAATTGAATTATATATTGTATTTAATAAAAATATAGATAAAAATATATATAATAAAATTGAGAAAGAATTAAATAAATAA